The following are encoded in a window of Providencia rettgeri genomic DNA:
- the flhC gene encoding flagellar transcriptional regulator FlhC, with product MSTVAEKSIVQEANDIRLAMELISLGARLQMLESETQISRGRLVRLYKELRGCPPPKGMLPFSTDWFMTWEQNIHSSMFYNAYQFLLQSGHCQGVDAILKAYRLYLEQCIPEPGDEPLLALTRAWTLVRFVESGMLQSSKCSCCQGSFITYAHIPENSFTCSLCQPPSRAIKKRKLSEHLADITLYRQDGITKAVM from the coding sequence ATGAGTACCGTAGCTGAAAAAAGTATTGTCCAAGAAGCGAATGATATTCGCTTAGCCATGGAATTAATTTCTTTAGGCGCTCGCCTGCAAATGTTAGAAAGTGAAACCCAAATTAGCCGTGGTCGTTTAGTTCGGTTATATAAGGAACTGAGAGGCTGTCCACCACCAAAAGGTATGCTGCCATTTTCGACAGATTGGTTTATGACATGGGAGCAGAATATTCATTCATCCATGTTTTATAATGCCTATCAGTTTTTACTGCAAAGTGGCCATTGCCAAGGCGTTGATGCCATCTTAAAAGCTTACCGTTTGTATCTAGAACAATGTATTCCAGAGCCCGGTGATGAACCTTTATTAGCATTAACGCGCGCTTGGACACTTGTCCGTTTTGTTGAAAGTGGCATGTTGCAAAGTTCAAAATGCAGTTGCTGCCAAGGTTCGTTTATCACTTATGCGCACATTCCTGAAAACAGTTTTACCTGTAGTTTGTGCCAACCACCATCAAGAGCAATAAAAAAACGTAAACTTTCCGAGCATCTCGCCGATATTACGCTATATCGACAGGATGGCATTACTAAAGCGGTAATGTAA